A stretch of DNA from Methanogenium sp. S4BF:
CGCGTATTTAGTTTAACAACATGTGCACCGTGAAGGTAAAATCAATCCGGAAAACAGGATGATATCGGCTCAACCCGATCGGTAGTGACAGAGATGTGTATCCCGAGTACTGTAGAGTACCAAACAAGGATTCATTCTTCCATCACCGGCAGTCCTCACAAGAACAGGCTTCGGTTTTGCATCCCCACATCATCATGAAGAGTCCGAGGATCAGATGTTGATACCGCCGGGAATTACTGATGACCTTCGACGCTGGCGCGGCGGGACGGATGTCAGTTAGCCGTGGCAGATCTGACCCTCAGTATCGGGCATCAACCAATAAAAAGAACATGCGGGATGGGGGTCTGCCCTATCCCGCCAGTCATCGCAGGAAAAAAAGGGAGATCCCTTTTATCCGTCACCTCCCTGTCCCTCTCAGGGACCAAGGTCGGCCACTTTAAACTTCCACCAGGGACCGTCATTCGTATCATCACTATACCAGGCAGTCAGTTCGAACCCGTAGAAGAGGTAGAAGTTATCGTTATACATTGCACCATTGGGCTGCCATTGGAATGTATATGTCCCCTGAGCGGTTCCGAGATCAGGTAAGGCATAGAGCTGGTACCCGTCGCTCCAAACGCCTGTCGTTTTATTGAACTTCTTGATGTATGGAAGGTACCAATCGCCGTTTATAGCAGCATTCGGTGAGTGGTTCTCTCCGTACACCAGCGCGATGGTGCCATCGCCAATGTCCGTCAGGAACGGCCGGCCCATATCTTCCACATTCCCGGTATCCAGGATTTCCGAATTGACCACTGAACCCATCGCAATGTGACAGAGACGTATCTGCTGGGATGTGTCCTGTACCGCCAGGAGTACATCTGTTGACGGGATATCAGGGGGAACATAGAAGACAGCACCGGGCGACGACGTCACTACAGGAGAATCGTACACTTTTCCGCCATAATGCCAGTCGTATCCAAAATTATCACTGTAAACAAAGTAGAGGTAATCTTTGTAATCCTTGGCGTAGTAGACATATATCCGGTTGGTTATCGGGTTGAATACCGGAGCAACCTCCCAACCATCTGCTTTTGTTGTTGGAGTTACGCCTGTGAAAGTGTCCTGAATCTTCAGCCAGTCGCCGTCCTCCCAGACATTACCATTCAATCTCGTGAAGTAGAGATTTCCATTGCGTCCTGTAACAAACACAAACAACTTCTCCGGGCCATTCGGGTATTGAACTACCAGCGGTGCGGGTTCGGCATAGGATGTGCCATCCCACAACTGTGAGGCACCGGAGAGCACGCCGTCCTTGAACGTCCGGACCTCGATGCGATAGAAATTATCTGAGAATATCTGAGTACTCGAGTACCAGAGGGAGAATATGTAGAGTTGGTCGTTGTAATAGACCCCTCTGGCGTTATCGGTGGATTCGTATTGTCCCCACCCGTCCGGCCAGACCATACCCACCAGCGGCGGACCGCCTTCCAGATCCAGGAGGGCGTAATCCGTTCCAATAACGTTATCGACTTCCAGAATGAATCGTCCTGTCAGACCTTCAGGCACCCTGAAGCTGGTGGAGTTCATGCTCCAGTCCACGATCTTTCCCTTCTCTATTTCTATCTCCATCTCTTCTTTGACATCAGCATACGCGAGGCGGATTACTCCCTGCTTATCGCCGAAGAACTTTCCTTCAATCGTGACAATATCACCGTCCAGCGTCAATCCCTCTTCTTCTAAGATCTCCGGCTTTTGGATGGTGAAGGGGGCATAGGTCATCGGATCGGCAACCTTTTTATCCCCCTGCATCAGGACCGTGATGGTGTAGTCCCCGGCGGGATGAACTTTGAACACCTTACAGATGATCTCTGTGTCGCTCCAGTCCACCACCTGGAGTTTATCGTCACCCAGCAGGACCTCTCCTCTCTTATCGCCGAAGCCGGAGCCGGTGATTGTCAGCTCGGTTCCCACGGTGCCCTCTGAGGGACTCACGTCGGATATCCCGGCCGCAGCCACTCCCGCGACACCCGTCAGGGTGATCAGGATAACGGCAAGAGCCAGAATCATAAATTTCTTTGTCATTGATCCATCTCCCTGGCCGCGTTTTCCCTCGTTGAGCCGGGTCGGCGGCCACGTCATCGCCCGGACCAAGGCTGTGGCAGAGCGAGATCGCTCCTGCTCAGCTCATCCCCCGGTTCTGCGGTAGAAAAGCACCTCTGGCATTGAACGAGGGCATCGGGCCGCAGACAGAGGTAATCACTGATAGCCATTGTTGGTGATAAATATATCTCTCAATCTGGTCTGAAAAAACGAATATTTGTCACTTTTTGCGTAATTAACTCTATATAGTCGCTTTTTTTAGTTTGTAATCAAATGAGCTCGCAAAAGTACATATTGTCTATTAAACATGAATATTTTCGGATCACTGTGAGATCTGTAGTTTCAATTTTATTTACGCCGGGCAAGAGCAGTGCCACGTCGCCATAGGCGCCCATGCCCGGGTCATACATGAAATCAGATCCATCGTCGCTACGAATCCGCATAAAAAAACAGAGGTGTTCCTTGGAACATCATAAATCCGGCATTTGCCGCCTCATTCCTACACCCGAAATACCAGCAGGTTCCAGTAATTCACCCACCACATCATCAGGAAGAGCCCGATGACAACGAGGGTATAATGCAGCCGGTGCCGGAGCGTCCACCATGACCGCCTCCAGACCGGCAGAAGGAATATGGTGCTTGCCACCGACAGCAGGGCTGCGATGACCGGGACTGAAAGGGCCATCGCAAGGGCAGGAGGTGTAGTCCGGTCGAACATGTACGACTGGATCAACGCTGCATCTGCCGTGACCGCCGGAAGAAGAATGAGGACGAAGAGGAGAACGAGAAGGGCTGCTGTCCCCGTAACCATCCGTGCACAGAACGGCAGCTGCGAAGATGGTGCTGTTCTTTTGTCCGTTTTCGTTGGTTCATCCGCGTTCATCTCTCCATTATCCGGACTGTAAGCCCGTCGGCAAATCGCCATCAGGGGCCAGAGGAGGGCCGTCAGCAGAATGATGGTGGCCGCATTCTTCACCGCATCCACGAATCCATCCGTCCCATACCATGGCACCCGTTCGAAGGCCATGATCGGGACGTTTTCGAGGCAAAGGAGCGTCACATCGCCGTCTGCATTCTCCCGAAAGACCACATCCCCCGCATAGGTATTCGCCCCGTTTGTCTGAGCAAAGACACCCGGTTCGATCTCGGTATAGGGGGTGGGTGTTTTCCCGCTTCGCATAAGGAGAATCGTCCCCCCCTCGCCTGCCGCGGCCTGTATCTGCTGGGGCGGCGAGAGATAATACTCGAACGTCCGGTAGTTGTGGCGTGTCGACTGGTAGGTGCCTGCAAACGCTTGAACGGATGGTGCAGGAGCCGTTCCGTCATAGGCTTCCTCCAGTCCGGCCGGTTCACCCCCGGTCGCTGTCTCGTCATCGTCCGGGAAGAAATGGTCGACGAACGCCATCAGGAGATCATTTCTCGCTGAGTTCCCCCCGGGGCTGTTGTAGGAGACGAAATATCCTGTCTTTCTCTCCGGGATAATGACCAGCAGGGAATGGAAGGTGTCGGTATCGCCTCCGTGGGTTATGATCCGCTCGCCCTCAATGTGGTTTTCATAAAACCCGAGGCACATGCTGCTGACACGTGGGTCGTTTGCGAATGCCGGGGCGTGCATAAGGGAGGCGGTATCTGAAGAGAGAATCTCCACACCGTTCCATGTGCCGTTTTCCATGTGAACCGCGGCGAATTTCGCCATGTCGGCCGCCGTGGAGCTGATCGTCCCCGCCGGACCGATGACAAAGACGGTGTCCGGAACGGCCACATTCGCCTCTCCGGTATAGTGATACCCTGAGGCAGTTGCCGCGTCAGCCTCTGGTGTGAGTGGATAGGAGACAATGGTGTCCGTCATACCAAGCGGGGTGAGGATGTTCTCCTGTACATACTGCCCATAGGGGATCCCGGTGATATCCTCAATAATGACTGCAGCAAGTGTTGTGCCATAATTCGAGTAGGCGGTGACTGTCCCCGGCGGATAGACGATGGCGGGGATGTTATCCCTGCAGTAGATCCTGAATGAGTAGAGATCCGCTGCATCGGCCACAGCGAAATGCACCTCCTGCTCCTCGAATCCTGCCGAATGGGTCATCAGGTGCCGCATGGTCACCGGCTGTCCGGGGTAGGTGTCCGGGAGAGAGAAACCGGTCAGATACGTATTGACATCCGTATCGAGATCAATTCTTCCTTCCTCCACCAGCTGCATAACACAGGTCCAAGTGAAGAGCTTGGTTATTGATCCGATATGAAAGTGTGTCGCTTCCGGGTCGACTGTATTTTTACTATCAATGTCAGAATACCCGTATCCTTTTGCAAAGATCAGCTCTCCGTCCTGCACGACAGAGACCACGGCACCTGGTATGTTGTACTCCGCCAGTCCTGCAGGAACCGCTGTGTTAAAAAATGCTTCAACATCAGAGGGATTTATGAGCTCTTGATCGGTAGATGGCCCGGTGCCATCTGCATGTACCGGTGGACATGCAAGAAGGAATAACGCCATAAGAACGATAATGCTCATACGAATCATCCCGGAAATCCCGGTTTTCTGAGGATTACAGCATGCAGAATTCATCTGTAATTGAATCCTCGTTCTATTCATTATTAAAATGAATTGGGGCATTTGAAATCAGAATTAATGTCCTTTGCCTATTCTGCCCGGATGCGTGCCGATCACATCACCATTATAATGTAATATCCCTTTATCCGGGTCTGATCAGGGATGTACCAGCCAAAATATATCACCGGTCTCGCAAAGGTGCCGGGCCTTTCAGCAGCTGAAAAACAGGCCCTTGCCAAGGTTCAAGATAAATTTGCCTTTCGTTCAAACGAATATTATCTTTCTCTTATTGATTGGAGCGACCCTCATGATCCGATACGAAGAATCGTCATTCCTGATCCGGCAGAGCTTGAGGAGTGGGGAACACTTGACGCCTCGGAGGAGTCCCAGTATATCGTTGCGCCCGGAATGGAGCACAAATATGAACAGACGGCACTTGTTCTGGTAAGTGATATGTGTGCGGGATTCTGTCGGTACTGTTTTAGAAAGAGGCTGTTTATGGATACAAACAGAGAGGTTGTACGGGATATTTCCAAAGATTTGTCCTACATCGCATCCCACCCGGAGATAACAAATGTCCTCCTCAGCGGGGGGGATACTCTGTTTCTTTCAACAAAACAGCTTGAAAACATCATCCGGCAGTTCAGGGAAATAGACCACGTCCGCATAATCCGGATCGGGACCAAAGTTCCGGCATACAACCCCTACCGGATACTCAATGACCCTCAGCTTCCTGATGTGATCAGGAAATATGGAACGGACGAAAAAAAGATCTATATCATCACGCAGTTCAATCATCCACGGGAACTGACAAAACCGGCGATCCGGGGGATTAATATCCTGCAGGATGCAGGTGCGGTATTCGCCAACCAAACGCCGATTCTTCGGGGAATAAACGATGATCCTGATGTCGTGGCTGAGCTGCACCGGAATCTTTCCTTTGTCGGCATTGCCCCATACTATGTGTTTCAGTGCCGTCCTACCCTCGGGAACCGGCATTTCGTTGTACCGGTTGAGGAGGCATATTTCATCCTTGAAAAAGCAAAAATGAACTGTTCGGGGCTTGCAAAGCGGTTCACCTTTGCGATGTCCCATGTCTGCGGAAAGATCGCCGTGGTGGGTGTGGACGATGAGAGAACATACATGAAATACCACCAGGCAGCAAGTTGGGATGATATTGGGAAGTGTATGAGCTTTAACAGAACTCCCGGGGCATTGTGGTTTGATGATTATGGATGTCCTGTCTCTGAAAAAAGGGTTGAATGAACATTCGGGCCAATAAATCCCGTTTATTTCTTTTCCGGAAGAATTTCCCCTGATCGGCGTACATTTAATCCCTGCGGTGTATTTAGAAATATGGGCACCCCAAGATCCGTAATTCCGCTGACCTTTGCTGTTTTCATTCTCATCTGCATTGCCGGATGTACCGGCATATCCGGAGATCCTGCGGAAGGTTCTTCTCCGAAAGCTGCATCATCTGCAGATGATCTGTATTCACAAGCACAGGCTGCAATGAAGGACGAACAGTACAGGACTGCCGGGATGCTCTTTGAAGAGGCATATTCACGTTATTCAGACTCAGGTGACGCTGAAAAAGCCCTTGCTGGCAGGAATGAAATGTTTCGTGCGAACAGGACAATATTGGAGTATCCGTTCAACAAAACGGGCGCAGAGGCAGATCTGATGATGAAAGTTTCCGGGATCACAGACGCTGAAATAGATAACTGGCTGTCCTGTCATGCCCAGAAGATCCGTTCAGATGGGGAGACTCTCTATTATGAAGGAATATCGGCTGATTACCTCTATGCAAATTATAACCTTTTACGGGGAACCGCAGACAAAAGCATCGATTTTGGGTGTCTGGCGCGTTATGCGATTCAAAATGGATCTCCTTCCTCACTGTCCGGGGGAAGTCTGCCGTATGGAAACCCGGTGTATTACACGGGAACTGAAAAGCTGCAAATACCGGCTGAGATGCTTCCTGAAATCGGTATGCTGAAGATCTGGTATCCACTCCCGCTGGAGACGGAATCGCAAAGAAATATTTCGGTAGTAAATCTGTCAGATGAAGAGTATATCGTAAACGGACCGGTAACGACAGGAGGGATAGGATATGTCTCCTATGAGATTCCGGCTGAAAATATTGACGGGGACCTTATACTCACAGCGGATATCGGATACACCTCATATGAACAGATATTTGAGGTAGATCCGGATACTGTCGAGGCGTATGATACAGATGACCCGGAATATCTGCTGTATACAAAATCTGCACGGAATATTGAAATCACGGATGAAATACAGGAAAGGGCAGCAGAAATTGTCGGCAGTGAAACCAATCCGTATCTCCGGGCACAAATGATCTACCGGTATATCATTGACACATACCCATACAGCCACACCCCGCATTTGTCTCTTGATACCATTGAACCGAAAACGGCAGAATCGACATATCTGTTCACTACCGGACACGGTGACTGCGGGACACAGAGCATGTTCTTCTCAGCACTGTGCCGTTCCCTTGGCATACCTGCCCGGACAACCGGCGGATACCAGATGCTGTTGTCAGACACTCCCGGCGCTCATTTCTGGGCTGAATACTACATCGAAGGGTATGGATGGATTCCCTGTGATCCAACGGTTGCAGAGATAGCCGACTGGCTCGACACATCAGATGAGAACCGGGAACTGTTTAAGGAATCGCTCTCCTCCAACCTTGATCCGGCAAGATTTGTCATCCAGAAAGATGTCGATGCAGAAATGGTGCCCTCTTTTCCGGACGGTGCAGTCGTATTCAGACTGGTTCTGCAGAAGCCTGCAATCATCTCCGAAGCGGGAGAGTATGATCTGGATCTATTGTCCGGAGATTATTTTTCCATAAGGTTGGAGGCCGGGACTGAAATCTAATGTATTGCATTTTTTGAATTCTATTCGTGATACGGACTCCAGAGGGGGGGAGACCACATTATGAGCCGGCGAGGATGAACACGGGGTATGATGGGAGCAGGAATAAATTACGGCTATGGGGGGAAACGGGATTGTGGTGATGGGATGAGGGACCCTGTTGTCGGGATGCACCCATCGAGCCGCAACAGAGAATGGGTGTCGGTGAAGAGCCGGAAGAGAACCGAAATCCCCCGAAGGATGCCGGGAATGGGGTGTCCGGCTAATCTGAGGAAGGATCCCTTTCGACCACGGGCTCCCGGATCATCCCGGTGTGCATGATCCCGGAGTCCGGCAGGGTGACCTGCTCAGCCACCCGGAACCCGAAGTGTTCGTAGAGCCCGATGTTCCCCTCGTTCTGGGTGTTCAGGTAGCAGGCCATCTGTTTTTCGTCCAGCCATTCGAGCATCGGGTGGATCAGCCTCCCTCCAAATCCCTTTCCCTGGTAGCGGGGGTCAACCCCGATGAAGAAGAGGTAGCAGTGGGGGCCGGGAAGGTGCTTTTTGTGGTAAAGATCGACCTGATCAGAGAATGCGAGGAGCCGGTCCATCCCGTCCTTCCCGAGCCCTCTCTGCAGCGCCATCCCCCCGGACCAGATGGCCCGCCAGAACGTGATCTCCGATCGCTCCGAGGGAAGCCAGACGGCAACTCCTTCGAGGTTTGGGGAGGTGGCCATGACCCGGCCGTACCTTAGTCCATAGCGGAGTTCGAATGCGAAGAGGTGCCTCCCCTTCTCTTTCCGGGAATCTTCGTCCGGGAGAATGTGCGTCAGCTTCGAATCATTGAAAAATGATCTGACGAGCATCTCGCTGGCCGGGCCTATCTGATCTTTTGACAGACGGATGAGGTTCCAGTCATTGCTACCCATGTCTCTTCACAGGAGGATAATACCGGGCTGTGGTATATGGTTCTTTCGTCACTGAATGAATAGCGAAGACCATGAGATCCACGAGAGGCGCGGATCAACGTGCCGGGGATTTGTATACATGCGGGGCGCGGAGAATGAATAAGAGGGTAAGGAGCAAAAGAGGGGTTCTTGTAGAGATTCTTCAATTGGTAGGAAGGCTTCACGATTACCACAATGACGGTGTCCTGATGAGGTGGGAGATCTGATGGATGGGTGGTCTTATCTGTTGTTCGAAACCGGTTCAGGCTCCGTCCATCCCTTCACGAAAGAATAGCCCTGTAACAGAGGTATGATGACGGCATAACACGGATGAGGCCGTTCATGGTGTGCGGTATCGTGGGTGGGCGCATCCTGTGCGGCGTTCCGGGCGAGTGGTAACGGCCCGTCATTCTATTTTTGATCATTTTCCTTGAATTAAATCAAGGATTTTTGTAAACATTTTTTGGAATAATTACAGGAATTTTAGACAGGAATGGCTTAAGGAACCCTGTGTGTCCATGTTTAAATGAAATTTCATTAACTTTACGTATTTGGTAATCTATTTATTCATCTGGCCACGAGACTATTGCACCTGATAAAAATGGTATACTTCAGGAGTAATGATATATATGGGTATAGTTGACTTGGTTAACAAAAGGGGTCTGCCCCTCTTTTTTGCTATCCTTCTGATGTTAGTTGTATGTGCTGTCCCGGTATGTGCTGCTTCCTCAACCGAAGTGACAGTACAAAAGATTGCGGCAGACGGCACGACAGTCCTCAATGAGGTGACAGTCAGTGCTGCATGGATGGAAGTAAATCTTCCCGTGATGGGAGACGGAACAACGCACTACTATGCACAGGGTCCATCCTTCAATGAATCAAATCTCTGGGATCCATCGGAGACGATAAACTGGGAAGAGAAGGACATGGGTGCAGTCAGAGGTACTGACATTAAAGACCTCTGTAATCAGGTGGGCGGTGCGGAAAGCGGAGATCTGATTGTCCTCCGTGCTGCAGACGGATATTACAAGACATTCCCATATGAAAATGTCTATACTCCCGCGTCCCGGCAGGGTCAGATTGTGCTTGCCTGGGAGAAAAACGGCAAATCTGTGAGTGACGGTTCCTACGCAGATGGTATGCGCAATGTCTTCTTTGCAGATAACTCCACGAATCCGGAAGGAGCCCATGTCTATGGCAACTGGGATATGCATGAGACGATGCCGCAGATATACTGGCATTATTTCTCTGGAATCTATCCTGCAACAACAGGTCTGTCGGTGCAGACAATCAGCCAGATTAAGATTCTCACAGATGAACCGGCACCCGCGGCACCGGTGACCATTTTTGACGGTCCGGTGAATCTTGCTGACAGCACGTTCTCGTGGACCGATTCGAATGGTGCCTCCTATGACATCCGCTGGCAGACCCCGCACGGTGCGCTTCAGGCCGCTGCCTCAGATGGCGGTTTTACCTATGTGGGCGCCTGGAAAGACAGCAAAAACACGGCTCTTCTGAATGATATCTTCGCAGTTGATAGCTGGTACAACTACAGCAAGGATGACGGCCTTGGCTGGAACTACCAGGTGAACGGTGCCTATGTCAACTATTACTCTGATGTGACCGGGATCTCGAATTATGCCGATCTCGCAGACGGCGATGTGATCACCTACTACTATGGTCCGAAGGATGACATCACGACCGACAACGCAACTGCTCTCATCACGATTGATGTGAACTTTGGCGGTGCCGGCCCAACAGAGATCTACGATGGTACAGTGAATCTTGCTGACGAGACCTTCTCATGGACTGATTCGAATGGTGCCTCCTATGACATCCGCTGGCAGACCCCGCACGGTGCGCTTCAGGCCGCTGCCTCAGATGGCGGTTTTACCTATGTGGGCGCCTGGAAAGACAGCAAAAACACGGCTCTTCTGAATGATATCTTCGCAGTTGATAGCTGGTACAACTACAGCAAGGATGACGGCCTTGGCTGGAACTACCAGGTGAACGGTGCCTATGTCAACTATTACTCTGATGTGACCGGGATCTCGAATTATGCCGATCTCGCAGACGGCGATGTGATCACCTACTACTATGGTCCGAAGGATGACATCACGATCGACAATGCAACTGCTCTCATCACGATTGATGTGAACTTTGGCGGTGCCGGCCCAACAGAGATCTACGATGGCACAGTGAATCTTGCTGACAGCACGTTCTCGTGGACCGATTCGAATGGTGCCTCCTATGACATCCGCTGGCAGACCCCGCACGGTGCGCTTCAGGCCGCTTCAGCAGATGGCGGTTTTACCTATGTGGGCGCCTGGAAAGACAGCAAAAACACGGCTCTTCTGAATGATATCTTCGCAGTTGATAGCTGGTACAACTACAGCAAGGATGACGGCCTTGGCTGGAACTACCAGGTGAACGGTGCCTATGTCAACTATTACTCTGATGTGACCGGCATCTCGAATTATGCCGATCTCGCAGACGGCGATGTGATCACCTACTACTATGGTCCGAAGGATGACATCACGACCGACAATGCAACTGCTCTCATCACGATTGATGTGAACTTTGGCGGTGCCGGCCCAACAGAGATCTACGATGGTACAGTGAATCTTGCTGACGAGACCTTCTCATGGACTGATTCGAATGGTGCCTCCTATGACATCCGCTGGCAGACCCCGCACGGTGCGCTTCAGGCCGCTTCAGCAGATGGCGGTTTTACCTATGTGGGCGCCTGGAAAGACAGCAAAAACACGGCTCTTCTGAATGATATCTTCGCAGTTGATAGCTGGTACAACTACAGCAAGGATGACGGCCTTGGCTGGAACTACCAGGTGAACGGTGCCTATGTCAACTATTACTCTGATGTGACCGGCATCTCGAATTATGCCGATCTCGCAGACGGCGATGTGATCACCTACTACTATGGTCCGAAGGATGACATCACGACCGACAACGCAACTGCTCTCATCACGATTGATGTGAACTTTGGCAGCGGCCCGACACCTGGTGAGGACTGGAGCATTGTGGTAAAGAACGGTGCCCGTGAATTTACCGTCGACAAGGCATACTTTGAAGCAGGCGTTGGCTGTGGTCATGCAGCATCCTATACTGATGTGGACGGCACATGGGCCGGCATGCCGCTCTACTTCCTTGCAGGGCTTGTCGATGACGACAATTCACATGGTGCTGATGCCTTCAACCGTGACCTTGCAGCGCAGGGATACTCCGTTGAAGTAACCTCCGGAGACGGCTATTCAATCAACTTCGAATCCGCAGATATCGCAGATAATGCAAATATCTTTGCGGCAAATACCCTCAACGGCGCTGAACTCCCGGCAGTCATTGGCGATAAGGATAAGCCCTGCTGGCCACTCCGGATGTCCGGGTCAGAGGTCTCTGCCGGGAAACTTGTTGGCAATATTGTCACCATCGAACTCATTGGTGTCCCCGAACCGTCCGAAGGATGGGAACTGG
This window harbors:
- a CDS encoding IPT/TIG domain-containing protein; translation: MTKKFMILALAVILITLTGVAGVAAAGISDVSPSEGTVGTELTITGSGFGDKRGEVLLGDDKLQVVDWSDTEIICKVFKVHPAGDYTITVLMQGDKKVADPMTYAPFTIQKPEILEEEGLTLDGDIVTIEGKFFGDKQGVIRLAYADVKEEMEIEIEKGKIVDWSMNSTSFRVPEGLTGRFILEVDNVIGTDYALLDLEGGPPLVGMVWPDGWGQYESTDNARGVYYNDQLYIFSLWYSSTQIFSDNFYRIEVRTFKDGVLSGASQLWDGTSYAEPAPLVVQYPNGPEKLFVFVTGRNGNLYFTRLNGNVWEDGDWLKIQDTFTGVTPTTKADGWEVAPVFNPITNRIYVYYAKDYKDYLYFVYSDNFGYDWHYGGKVYDSPVVTSSPGAVFYVPPDIPSTDVLLAVQDTSQQIRLCHIAMGSVVNSEILDTGNVEDMGRPFLTDIGDGTIALVYGENHSPNAAINGDWYLPYIKKFNKTTGVWSDGYQLYALPDLGTAQGTYTFQWQPNGAMYNDNFYLFYGFELTAWYSDDTNDGPWWKFKVADLGP
- a CDS encoding serine hydrolase domain-containing protein: MSIIVLMALFLLACPPVHADGTGPSTDQELINPSDVEAFFNTAVPAGLAEYNIPGAVVSVVQDGELIFAKGYGYSDIDSKNTVDPEATHFHIGSITKLFTWTCVMQLVEEGRIDLDTDVNTYLTGFSLPDTYPGQPVTMRHLMTHSAGFEEQEVHFAVADAADLYSFRIYCRDNIPAIVYPPGTVTAYSNYGTTLAAVIIEDITGIPYGQYVQENILTPLGMTDTIVSYPLTPEADAATASGYHYTGEANVAVPDTVFVIGPAGTISSTAADMAKFAAVHMENGTWNGVEILSSDTASLMHAPAFANDPRVSSMCLGFYENHIEGERIITHGGDTDTFHSLLVIIPERKTGYFVSYNSPGGNSARNDLLMAFVDHFFPDDDETATGGEPAGLEEAYDGTAPAPSVQAFAGTYQSTRHNYRTFEYYLSPPQQIQAAAGEGGTILLMRSGKTPTPYTEIEPGVFAQTNGANTYAGDVVFRENADGDVTLLCLENVPIMAFERVPWYGTDGFVDAVKNAATIILLTALLWPLMAICRRAYSPDNGEMNADEPTKTDKRTAPSSQLPFCARMVTGTAALLVLLFVLILLPAVTADAALIQSYMFDRTTPPALAMALSVPVIAALLSVASTIFLLPVWRRSWWTLRHRLHYTLVVIGLFLMMWWVNYWNLLVFRV
- a CDS encoding KamA family radical SAM protein; its protein translation is MYQPKYITGLAKVPGLSAAEKQALAKVQDKFAFRSNEYYLSLIDWSDPHDPIRRIVIPDPAELEEWGTLDASEESQYIVAPGMEHKYEQTALVLVSDMCAGFCRYCFRKRLFMDTNREVVRDISKDLSYIASHPEITNVLLSGGDTLFLSTKQLENIIRQFREIDHVRIIRIGTKVPAYNPYRILNDPQLPDVIRKYGTDEKKIYIITQFNHPRELTKPAIRGINILQDAGAVFANQTPILRGINDDPDVVAELHRNLSFVGIAPYYVFQCRPTLGNRHFVVPVEEAYFILEKAKMNCSGLAKRFTFAMSHVCGKIAVVGVDDERTYMKYHQAASWDDIGKCMSFNRTPGALWFDDYGCPVSEKRVE
- a CDS encoding transglutaminase domain-containing protein produces the protein MGTPRSVIPLTFAVFILICIAGCTGISGDPAEGSSPKAASSADDLYSQAQAAMKDEQYRTAGMLFEEAYSRYSDSGDAEKALAGRNEMFRANRTILEYPFNKTGAEADLMMKVSGITDAEIDNWLSCHAQKIRSDGETLYYEGISADYLYANYNLLRGTADKSIDFGCLARYAIQNGSPSSLSGGSLPYGNPVYYTGTEKLQIPAEMLPEIGMLKIWYPLPLETESQRNISVVNLSDEEYIVNGPVTTGGIGYVSYEIPAENIDGDLILTADIGYTSYEQIFEVDPDTVEAYDTDDPEYLLYTKSARNIEITDEIQERAAEIVGSETNPYLRAQMIYRYIIDTYPYSHTPHLSLDTIEPKTAESTYLFTTGHGDCGTQSMFFSALCRSLGIPARTTGGYQMLLSDTPGAHFWAEYYIEGYGWIPCDPTVAEIADWLDTSDENRELFKESLSSNLDPARFVIQKDVDAEMVPSFPDGAVVFRLVLQKPAIISEAGEYDLDLLSGDYFSIRLEAGTEI
- a CDS encoding GNAT family N-acetyltransferase; protein product: MGSNDWNLIRLSKDQIGPASEMLVRSFFNDSKLTHILPDEDSRKEKGRHLFAFELRYGLRYGRVMATSPNLEGVAVWLPSERSEITFWRAIWSGGMALQRGLGKDGMDRLLAFSDQVDLYHKKHLPGPHCYLFFIGVDPRYQGKGFGGRLIHPMLEWLDEKQMACYLNTQNEGNIGLYEHFGFRVAEQVTLPDSGIMHTGMIREPVVERDPSSD